The Diospyros lotus cultivar Yz01 chromosome 15, ASM1463336v1, whole genome shotgun sequence genome has a window encoding:
- the LOC127791979 gene encoding inactive beta-amylase 4, chloroplastic isoform X3, which produces MGMVENGGMACKCVEWKSLFSLRQVSSRKLRFPLNFRNFSRFPLSKWEPSLWRSFAGSHCIFSMDARENSRSTFLISSKHKRVPIFVMMPIDSFDIDTSGTPKVKKIKALTVSVKALKLAGVHGIAVEIWWGIVERSSPFAYNWSLYEEIFKLISESGLKLHVALSFHSNMHLSSGGRGSISLPLWILEIGRHNKDIYYHDHNGASNDDCLTLGVDQHPLFCGRTALQCYEDFIISFVSNFEALMGSVIEEMSVGLGPCGELRYPAHPIGDCRWRFPGIGEFQCYDKYMMEDLKMAACQEGKPQWGKTGPQNAGCYNSFPSGVPFFEEGQESFLSDYGHFFLEWYSSKLIHHADAILAKAAKILKKYQENKQNSVLLVAKIGIIYWWYHTVSHPAELTAGYYNTAARDGYDTLASVLSRHGAALQISCFEMMDNETPQTYLCSPERLLQQIRTVLKKREIHLTGRNSNERFDKMDQVDSPRRGKEVSMNRLLLMF; this is translated from the exons ATGGGAATGGTTGAGAACGGAGGAATGGCGTGCAAGTGCGTGGAATGGAAGAGCTTGTTTAGTCTCCGGCAAGTATCTTCCCGGAAGCTGAGATTCCCCCTGAATTTCAGGAACTTCTCCAGATTTCCTCTCTCAAAATGGGAGCCATCTCTCTGGAGATCCTTCGCCGGCAGCCACTGCATTTTCAG CATGGATGCTCGAGAGAATTCACGGTCAACATTTTTGATATCATCGAAACATAAAAGGGTCCCGATTTTTGTCATGATGCCTATTGATTCATTTGACATTGATACTTCAGGGACTCCGAAAGTCAAGAA AATCAAGGCCTTAACTGTATCTGTAAAAGCACTCAAGTTGGCAGGTGTCCATGGCATTGCAGTTGAGATCTGGTGGGGGATCGTCGAGCGTTCTTCTCCTTTTGCATATAATTGGTCTCTTTATGAAGAGATTTTCAAGTTGATATCTGAATCAGGGTTAAAGTTGCATGTTGCGTTGTCTTTTCACTCAAACATGCACTTATCCTCAGGAGGGCGAGGAAGTATCAGTCTTCCTCTGTGGATCTTAGAG ATTGGTCGTCACAATAAGGATATATATTATCATGACCATAATGGGGCGTCAAATGATGATTGCCTTACGTTAGGGGTGGACCAACATCCTTTATTTTGTGGCCGGACTGCCCTCCAATGCTATGAGGACTTTATTATCAGTTTTGTCAGCAACTTTGAGGCACTTATGGGATCTGTAATCGAAGAAATGAGTGTTGGTCTTGGACCTTGTGGGGAACTTAG GTACCCTGCACATCCCATTGGTGATTGTAGATGGAGATTCCCTGGAATTGGTGAATTCCAATGTTATGACAAATATAT GATGGAAGACTTGAAGATGGCTGCTTGCCAAGAAGGGAAGCCTCAGTGGGGAAAAACTGGCCCACAAAATGCCGGCTGCTATAATAGTTTTCCATCTGGGGTTCCTTTCTTTGAAGAGGGACAGGAGAGCTTTCTATCTGATTACGGCCATTTCTTTCTG GAATGGTACAGTAGTAAGCTGATTCATCATGCAGATGCTATTCTTGCGAAGGCAGCAAAAATATTGAAGAAATatcaagaaaataaacaaaattcagTTTTGTTAGTGGCAAAGATTGGCATTATATATTGGTGGTACCATACTGTATCACACCCTGCTGAACTTACTGCTGGTTACTACAACACTGCTGCTAGGGATGGCTATGATACTCTGGCTTCAGTATTGTCTCGTCATGGAGCTGCTTTGCAAATTTC CTGCTTTGAGATGATGGACAATGAAACCCCACAAACCTACCTTTGCAGTCCAGAAAGATTACTCCAGCAG
- the LOC127791979 gene encoding inactive beta-amylase 4, chloroplastic isoform X5: protein MGMVENGGMACKCVEWKSLFSLRQVSSRKLRFPLNFRNFSRFPLSKWEPSLWRSFAGSHCIFSMDARENSRSTFLISSKHKRVPIFVMMPIDSFDIDTSGTPKVKKIKALTVSVKALKLAGVHGIAVEIWWGIVERSSPFAYNWSLYEEIFKLISESGLKLHVALSFHSNMHLSSGGRGSISLPLWILEIGRHNKDIYYHDHNGASNDDCLTLGVDQHPLFCGRTALQCYEDFIISFVSNFEALMGSVIEEMSVGLGPCGELRYPAHPIGDCRWRFPGIGEFQCYDKYMMEDLKMAACQEGKPQWGKTGPQNAGCYNSFPSGVPFFEEGQESFLSDYGHFFLEWYSSKLIHHADAILAKAAKILKKYQENKQNSVLLVAKIGIIYWWYHTVSHPAELTAGYYNTAARDGYDTLASVLSRHGAALQISCFEMMDNETPQTYLCSPERLLQQIRTVLKKREIHLTGRNSNERFDKNCYLMQ from the exons ATGGGAATGGTTGAGAACGGAGGAATGGCGTGCAAGTGCGTGGAATGGAAGAGCTTGTTTAGTCTCCGGCAAGTATCTTCCCGGAAGCTGAGATTCCCCCTGAATTTCAGGAACTTCTCCAGATTTCCTCTCTCAAAATGGGAGCCATCTCTCTGGAGATCCTTCGCCGGCAGCCACTGCATTTTCAG CATGGATGCTCGAGAGAATTCACGGTCAACATTTTTGATATCATCGAAACATAAAAGGGTCCCGATTTTTGTCATGATGCCTATTGATTCATTTGACATTGATACTTCAGGGACTCCGAAAGTCAAGAA AATCAAGGCCTTAACTGTATCTGTAAAAGCACTCAAGTTGGCAGGTGTCCATGGCATTGCAGTTGAGATCTGGTGGGGGATCGTCGAGCGTTCTTCTCCTTTTGCATATAATTGGTCTCTTTATGAAGAGATTTTCAAGTTGATATCTGAATCAGGGTTAAAGTTGCATGTTGCGTTGTCTTTTCACTCAAACATGCACTTATCCTCAGGAGGGCGAGGAAGTATCAGTCTTCCTCTGTGGATCTTAGAG ATTGGTCGTCACAATAAGGATATATATTATCATGACCATAATGGGGCGTCAAATGATGATTGCCTTACGTTAGGGGTGGACCAACATCCTTTATTTTGTGGCCGGACTGCCCTCCAATGCTATGAGGACTTTATTATCAGTTTTGTCAGCAACTTTGAGGCACTTATGGGATCTGTAATCGAAGAAATGAGTGTTGGTCTTGGACCTTGTGGGGAACTTAG GTACCCTGCACATCCCATTGGTGATTGTAGATGGAGATTCCCTGGAATTGGTGAATTCCAATGTTATGACAAATATAT GATGGAAGACTTGAAGATGGCTGCTTGCCAAGAAGGGAAGCCTCAGTGGGGAAAAACTGGCCCACAAAATGCCGGCTGCTATAATAGTTTTCCATCTGGGGTTCCTTTCTTTGAAGAGGGACAGGAGAGCTTTCTATCTGATTACGGCCATTTCTTTCTG GAATGGTACAGTAGTAAGCTGATTCATCATGCAGATGCTATTCTTGCGAAGGCAGCAAAAATATTGAAGAAATatcaagaaaataaacaaaattcagTTTTGTTAGTGGCAAAGATTGGCATTATATATTGGTGGTACCATACTGTATCACACCCTGCTGAACTTACTGCTGGTTACTACAACACTGCTGCTAGGGATGGCTATGATACTCTGGCTTCAGTATTGTCTCGTCATGGAGCTGCTTTGCAAATTTC CTGCTTTGAGATGATGGACAATGAAACCCCACAAACCTACCTTTGCAGTCCAGAAAGATTACTCCAGCAG
- the LOC127791979 gene encoding inactive beta-amylase 4, chloroplastic isoform X4, with product MGMVENGGMACKCVEWKSLFSLRQVSSRKLRFPLNFRNFSRFPLSKWEPSLWRSFAGSHCIFSMDARENSRSTFLISSKHKRVPIFVMMPIDSFDIDTSGTPKVKKIKALTVSVKALKLAGVHGIAVEIWWGIVERSSPFAYNWSLYEEIFKLISESGLKLHVALSFHSNMHLSSGGRGSISLPLWILEIGRHNKDIYYHDHNGASNDDCLTLGVDQHPLFCGRTALQCYEDFIISFVSNFEALMGSVIEEMSVGLGPCGELRYPAHPIGDCRWRFPGIGEFQCYDKYMMEDLKMAACQEGKPQWGKTGPQNAGCYNSFPSGVPFFEEGQESFLSDYGHFFLEWYSSKLIHHADAILAKAAKILKKYQENKQNSVLLVAKIGIIYWWYHTVSHPAELTAGYYNTAARDGYDTLASVLSRHGAALQISCFEMMDNETPQTYLCSPERLLQQIRTVLKKREIHLTGRNSNERFDKFRNINPTDGRKDYNNCG from the exons ATGGGAATGGTTGAGAACGGAGGAATGGCGTGCAAGTGCGTGGAATGGAAGAGCTTGTTTAGTCTCCGGCAAGTATCTTCCCGGAAGCTGAGATTCCCCCTGAATTTCAGGAACTTCTCCAGATTTCCTCTCTCAAAATGGGAGCCATCTCTCTGGAGATCCTTCGCCGGCAGCCACTGCATTTTCAG CATGGATGCTCGAGAGAATTCACGGTCAACATTTTTGATATCATCGAAACATAAAAGGGTCCCGATTTTTGTCATGATGCCTATTGATTCATTTGACATTGATACTTCAGGGACTCCGAAAGTCAAGAA AATCAAGGCCTTAACTGTATCTGTAAAAGCACTCAAGTTGGCAGGTGTCCATGGCATTGCAGTTGAGATCTGGTGGGGGATCGTCGAGCGTTCTTCTCCTTTTGCATATAATTGGTCTCTTTATGAAGAGATTTTCAAGTTGATATCTGAATCAGGGTTAAAGTTGCATGTTGCGTTGTCTTTTCACTCAAACATGCACTTATCCTCAGGAGGGCGAGGAAGTATCAGTCTTCCTCTGTGGATCTTAGAG ATTGGTCGTCACAATAAGGATATATATTATCATGACCATAATGGGGCGTCAAATGATGATTGCCTTACGTTAGGGGTGGACCAACATCCTTTATTTTGTGGCCGGACTGCCCTCCAATGCTATGAGGACTTTATTATCAGTTTTGTCAGCAACTTTGAGGCACTTATGGGATCTGTAATCGAAGAAATGAGTGTTGGTCTTGGACCTTGTGGGGAACTTAG GTACCCTGCACATCCCATTGGTGATTGTAGATGGAGATTCCCTGGAATTGGTGAATTCCAATGTTATGACAAATATAT GATGGAAGACTTGAAGATGGCTGCTTGCCAAGAAGGGAAGCCTCAGTGGGGAAAAACTGGCCCACAAAATGCCGGCTGCTATAATAGTTTTCCATCTGGGGTTCCTTTCTTTGAAGAGGGACAGGAGAGCTTTCTATCTGATTACGGCCATTTCTTTCTG GAATGGTACAGTAGTAAGCTGATTCATCATGCAGATGCTATTCTTGCGAAGGCAGCAAAAATATTGAAGAAATatcaagaaaataaacaaaattcagTTTTGTTAGTGGCAAAGATTGGCATTATATATTGGTGGTACCATACTGTATCACACCCTGCTGAACTTACTGCTGGTTACTACAACACTGCTGCTAGGGATGGCTATGATACTCTGGCTTCAGTATTGTCTCGTCATGGAGCTGCTTTGCAAATTTC CTGCTTTGAGATGATGGACAATGAAACCCCACAAACCTACCTTTGCAGTCCAGAAAGATTACTCCAGCAG